The DNA window GGCCGCAACGGCCTCAGCCGCGTGCTGGCGGCCTGGGAGCCGGTCGACGCACCGGGCTCCGACGGGCTGCTGCGCCTGCCGCCGGAGTCCTGCGTCGTACTGGGCCCCGCAAGCGGCTGACTGGGGGTGCCCCGCGACCGGGGGTGCCCGTGACCGGGGGTGCCCCGTGAGCGGGAGGCCCGCTGCCGCCGGCCGGTCCGTGGGCCGGTGGACGGTGTCAGCCGACGACGGCCAGCTCGCGGGCCGTCGTGTTGAGGCGCCGCCCACCGTCCTCCGTGACGGTCACGATGTCCTCGATGCGTACTCCGAAGCGCCCCGGGAGGTAGATACCGGGCTCGATGGAGAAGCACATGCCGGGCACGAGCGGACGGCGCTCGCCCTCGACCATGTACGGCGGTTCGTGCGTGATCACTCCGATGCCGTGTCCGGTGCGGTGGATGAACCGCTCTCCGTACCCGGCCTCGGTGATCACCGCGCGCGCCACCCGGTCGACCTGCTGGCAGGCGACCCCGGGCCGCACCGCCTCGAACGCCGCCTGCTGCGCCTCCCGTACGACGTCATGGACGCGCTGCTCCTCGGCAGTCGGGGCGCCGACGTGGACGGTGCGGGAGGTGTCGGAGCTGTAGCCGTGCTTGAGGCCGCCGAAGTCGAGCACCACCATGTCGCCCTCCTCGATGACCCGCTCGCCCGCCTCGTGGTGCGGGTCGGCGCCGTTCGGGCCACTGCCGACGACGGTGAAGTCGACCTGCTCGTGCCCGAACTGCGTCAGCAGGTGGGCGAGTTCCGCCGCCACCTCCGATTCGCGCCGCCCGGAGAAGCGCACTCTGAGGATTTCCTCGTACGTCGCGTCCGCGGCCGCGCCCGCGGCCTCCAGGCGGGCCAGCTCGGCGGCGTCCTTGACGGCCCGCAGCATGGGCAGGGCCGCCGTCAGTGACACGTACGAGGTACTGGGCAGGGCCTGCTGGAGCCCCAGCAGATGCATCGCCCAGGTGTTGTCGCTGACCGCGAAGCGGCCGGTGACGTCGAGGAGCGGCGCGGCGACGGCGTACGGGTCCTTGCCGTCCGTCCAGTCGCGCAGGGTGAGTACGGCCGCTCCGGGCGCCTGGCGCGCGTCCGGTGCCTCCAGGGTCGGCACGACGAGCACCGGTTCCTGTTCCACGGACAGTACGAGCAGCGTCAGCCGTTCGGTGTCGGCGGTGGGGCGGTAGCCGGTGAGGTGGACCAGGTCGGGTCCGGGGGCGACGAGGACGCCGTCGAGGCCGGCGTCGGCGGCCGCCTCGGCGGCGCGGGCCATCCGGGCGCGGTAGAGCTCGGCGGTGAAGGGCGCGGGAGCGGGCCCGGCGGCGGCGGACACGGGTGCGGACGCGGGGCCGCCGGGCGCGGCCGCCGCGCTCGCGGAGGTGGGGGCTCCGGATGCCGGGGCGGAGGCGGGGGGCGCGGTGGGCCGGGGCGCGGAGGACATGGCCTCATCCTGCCCGGCGCCCGGTGTCCTCGCCAGCCGTCGACCGGGCGGTGCCGGGGCCGAGGGTGACGACGAGGTCGGCGCGGTCCCGGCCGGCGGCGACCAGGCGCGCGTTGGCCTCGTCCGACGCGTGGACGAAGCGTTCGGCGGCTTCCCGGGGCTTGCCGAAGCGTTCGTGCCGGTCGACGAGGCGGCGTACCCGCTCCTCCTGGTCGAGCTCCAGGAACCACACCTCGTCGAGGAGGTCGCGTACCCGGGCCCAGGGGCCGT is part of the Streptomyces agglomeratus genome and encodes:
- a CDS encoding aminopeptidase P family protein: MARAAEAAADAGLDGVLVAPGPDLVHLTGYRPTADTERLTLLVLSVEQEPVLVVPTLEAPDARQAPGAAVLTLRDWTDGKDPYAVAAPLLDVTGRFAVSDNTWAMHLLGLQQALPSTSYVSLTAALPMLRAVKDAAELARLEAAGAAADATYEEILRVRFSGRRESEVAAELAHLLTQFGHEQVDFTVVGSGPNGADPHHEAGERVIEEGDMVVLDFGGLKHGYSSDTSRTVHVGAPTAEEQRVHDVVREAQQAAFEAVRPGVACQQVDRVARAVITEAGYGERFIHRTGHGIGVITHEPPYMVEGERRPLVPGMCFSIEPGIYLPGRFGVRIEDIVTVTEDGGRRLNTTARELAVVG